The Halobaculum magnesiiphilum genome contains the following window.
GATCTCGCCCGAGCGACAGGAGCAGGCGACCCGCGCGATGCAGGTGCTCATGGTCATGTTCCTCGGGATCGGGATCGAGCGCGGCTCGACGGGGCTGATCGTCAACGGCCTCGTCGCGCTCGGGGTGACGTTCCTCCCCGCGGCGCTGGAGCGCGAGTACGACCTCCCGATGGACGCCGGGCTGACGCTGTGGATCACCTCGGCCGTCTTCCTGCACGCGCTCGGCGTCGCCGGGATACCGGGGCTGACCGGGAACCTCTACGCCGAGGCGAGCCCGATCCCGTTCTGGGACCACGTCACCCACGCGCTGTCGGCGTCGGTCGTCGCGGCGGTCGGCTACACCGTCGCGCGGGCCATCGACGAGCACACCGAGGCGGTGTACCTCCCGTCGCGGTTCATGTTCGTGTTCATCCTGGTGTTCGTCGCCGCCTTCGGCGTGTTCTGGGAGGTGCTGGAGTTCGCCATCGGCGGGGCGGCCGCGGCCGTCGGCTCCGGGAGCGTGCTCACCCAGTACGGGCTGGAGGACACCATCTACGACCTCGTGTTCGACCTGGCGGGCGCCGTCATCGTGGCCGTCTGGGGAACGGCTCACCTCACAGACGTGGCCGAGGCGGTGACCGAGCGGATCGACCGTCGCCGCGGCACGCGCTAGCGTGGAGGGGCCGACGCGACGCCGTCGCCACGGCGAACGGTGGCGTCGCGATGCCCGGTTCGAACCCGGGGCGCGGATACTTTTTTGGGTCGCCCCGGAGAGCGAACGTGTGGAATGGTCTTCAAGAAGATCACGCTGATCGGCCGGAGCACCGAGAGTTTCGACGCCGCCACGGACGACGCGATCGACCGGGCCGAGGAGACGCTGGACGAGGTCCACTGGGTCGAGGTGGAGGAGTTCGGGGTCGAGGTCGCCTCCGTGGAGGGGCGGGAATACCAGGCTGAGGTCGAAGTCGCGTTCGAGCTGCAGGAGTGAACGGCCCCGGGGACTCAGTTCTCCCCGGACGCCGAGCCCGCGCCGTCGGCGACGCCGTCCTCTCCGGGCGCGGCGTGTGACTCGTGTGTCGCGCGCTCGTGCGAGACGGCGTCCTCCTCGCGCATCGTCACCTGCGCGACGCCGCTCGTGTCGTCGAACACGAGGTGGCTGTGCGGGTAGGCGAACTCCACGTCGATGGAGTCGTCCTCCTCGAGGATGTCCCAGACCGCGGTCTGGACCTGCGACCGGACGGTCAGCGGCTTGAACGGGTTCTTCGCCCAGTAGCGCAGGGTGAGCTCGACGCCGTGATCGCCGAAGCTGTCGATGTAACAGGTCGGCTTCGCTGGGTAGCGGGCGACGCCGATCCGGATGTCCGGCCCGCCCTCGATCACCGCCTCGCAGGAGGCGGCCGCCCGCTCGATGAGCGACCGCGCGCGGTCGATGTCCGACTCGTAGGTGACGAGGATCGCAAGCGAGAGGCGCGTGCGCTCGTCCTCGGCCGAGAGGTTCGTGATGCGCTGGTCACGGATGTAGGAGTTGGGGATCACCTCGAAGGTGTTGTCGACGGTGAACACCTTCGTGTAGCGGAGGGTGATGTCGTCGACGAACCCCCGCGTGCCGTCCGGGAGTTCGACCATGTCGCCTATCTCGAACGGCTGGTCCGCGAGCACGAACACGCCGCTGATGATCGAGCCCACGATGGGGGCGAGGACGACGGCGACGACCGCCGAGAACACCGTCACCGAGAGGACGATGCTCCCGAGCTCGACGCCGGCGGCGGAGAGGCCGGCCGCGCCGAACAGGAGGACGACGACCAGCCGGATCCCCCTGAGGACGACGTGTGCGACCGACTCGCGGGCGAACCGGCGGGCGACCGGGCGGCCGAGCAGGCGGATCGCGTAGGTGGAGACGACCGCCCCGAACGCCAGGAACAGGACGACCACGGCGATCGCGACCCCGGGAACGGCCAGCGCCGACTGATAGGCGTCGGCCAGCCCGTCCAACAGGCCCGCGACGGTCGTCGCGAGCGGTGTCGCGGTCGCGACCGCCGCCGCCGCCGTCCCCGTGTGCATACAGCGGGCGTCGGCGTCGGCGCGAAAAAACGTTCCCCCTCACGCGGTCGGGGGCGGGGACCGTCGGGCGATCGATCGACGCGTGATCCACCGACGCCGGGTCGGAACACACGATACTGGCGAAGGGTCGTACGCCCGGTACTGCTAACACCGAACCGGTCGTACCAACTGACATGACCCGTCACGCCGAACCGACGACGTTCCACGTCGCGACCGAGCGTGAGCCCGCGAGCACCGTCATCGCCGGCTTCTCTCAGTTCGGGCTCGCGGGCCTGACCGCCGTCGACTACCTCGTCGACCACCTCGGACTCGAACAGACCGGCCACATCAGGGCGGAGGGGTTGCCGACGATCACGCCGTTCGAGAACGGGCGACCGCGATACCCTACTCGCCTCTTCTCGCGCGAGGGCCTCGACGTGACCATGCTCGTGGGGGAACTGTTCGTCCCGAACTCGCTGGCGGAGCCGTTCTCGCGGGCCGTCCTCGACTGGACCGAGCGGGCGAACGTCGACGAGATCGCCGTCCTGTCCGGGGCGCCGTTCCCGCACGGCCCGGCAGAGCACCGCGCGTTCTACGTCGCTAGCGACGACTATCGGGCCGCGCACTTCCCCGACGACGACCTCGACGCCGGGCCGGCCGCCGGCGATCCCGCCGAAGCTGGCGTCGGAGGAGCTGGGGGGACGGTCGAGGCGTCGGGCGCGACTGACCCGACTGACACGGTCGGCGTATCCGACGCGGCGGAACCGGCGGAGTCGGACGGGACAACCGAATCCGAGGAACCGACGGATCCGGGGACCGTGCAGCCGATGGCGAACGGCTTCCTCGACGGGACGAACGCGGCGTTGATGGCCCGATCGATGGAGTCCGACCTCCGCGGGTGCGTGTACGTCACGCCCGTTCACCCCCAGGTGCCCGACGTCGACGCGGCGATCCGGCTCGTCGAGGCGGTCGAGACGGTGTACGGCCTGGGCGTCGACACCGGACCGCTCGAGGCGTTCGCGGACCAGGTCGGCGAACACTACCGGAGCCTCGCCGAACGGCTGGAGGAACACGCCGAGGAGGAGCAGCCGTCCGACCGGATGTACATGTAACCGACGGGGGACGGGTAGACCGCGAGCCGCCCGACCGTGGTGAACTCCCTTTCGAAAATGGGTACAACTCGGTCTTCAGTAAAACCCTTAGGGGAGGGTGCAAACAGGGAGGTATGACCGACGATCTCAGGACGACGATGGAGCGGGTCGGCGAGCGGTTCAACCTCGGGGAGTACGAGATCGACGCCTATCTCGCGGTGTTGGAACACGGCGAGCTCACGGCCTCGGAGATCGCCACCGAGACCGATATCCCGCAGCCGCGCGTGTACGA
Protein-coding sequences here:
- a CDS encoding dodecin, which gives rise to MVFKKITLIGRSTESFDAATDDAIDRAEETLDEVHWVEVEEFGVEVASVEGREYQAEVEVAFELQE
- a CDS encoding mechanosensitive ion channel family protein, which translates into the protein MHTGTAAAAVATATPLATTVAGLLDGLADAYQSALAVPGVAIAVVVLFLAFGAVVSTYAIRLLGRPVARRFARESVAHVVLRGIRLVVVLLFGAAGLSAAGVELGSIVLSVTVFSAVVAVVLAPIVGSIISGVFVLADQPFEIGDMVELPDGTRGFVDDITLRYTKVFTVDNTFEVIPNSYIRDQRITNLSAEDERTRLSLAILVTYESDIDRARSLIERAAASCEAVIEGGPDIRIGVARYPAKPTCYIDSFGDHGVELTLRYWAKNPFKPLTVRSQVQTAVWDILEEDDSIDVEFAYPHSHLVFDDTSGVAQVTMREEDAVSHERATHESHAAPGEDGVADGAGSASGEN
- a CDS encoding proteasome assembly chaperone family protein, with product MTRHAEPTTFHVATEREPASTVIAGFSQFGLAGLTAVDYLVDHLGLEQTGHIRAEGLPTITPFENGRPRYPTRLFSREGLDVTMLVGELFVPNSLAEPFSRAVLDWTERANVDEIAVLSGAPFPHGPAEHRAFYVASDDYRAAHFPDDDLDAGPAAGDPAEAGVGGAGGTVEASGATDPTDTVGVSDAAEPAESDGTTESEEPTDPGTVQPMANGFLDGTNAALMARSMESDLRGCVYVTPVHPQVPDVDAAIRLVEAVETVYGLGVDTGPLEAFADQVGEHYRSLAERLEEHAEEEQPSDRMYM